The Pagrus major chromosome 17, Pma_NU_1.0 genome includes a region encoding these proteins:
- the cblc gene encoding E3 ubiquitin-protein ligase CBL-C isoform X2: MAAAVSAASQAPTSADRRLVDKALKKLEKLHELCTNPRLGLRNSPPYLPELVSESTTLLVQVWEPYRGSRVMGAKVPRGDEAKYLRVHVRNLLDKTDRAVLLFKEGREKIFEETSSFRRNLTKLSLLFSHMLCELKAMFPGGDFQGDTYRVTKTEAEGFWWHRFGNKCIVQWNTFKEQLQTVHAFEEGMESMALKSTIDLTCNDHISVFEFDIFTRLFQPWKSLIRNWNQLAVTHPGYMAFLTYDQVIARLEHYLHRPGSYIFRLSCTRMGQWAIGHVTTEGSIVQTIPQNTPLYQALIQGFKEGCYLYPDGRDVNPDLTSLCEPAQRGKVKVTEEQYELYCEIGSTFQLCKICAERDKDTRIQPCGHLLCQPCLRGWQKSAGNTCPYCRCDIRGTETILIEPYLPGSGQWEEECEDDAEDETHEDIELMVKEMAALRKQFSSLDYQVPSSHHTGPPLPPKNSTAPRCPSPLSQSLTSETKTPAKHSHSRSQAHGGNEARRRHKHINRHQGEESHSSEDERSGGLRLPQPHSLSLSAEFLNDATISSSSQKSVDSGAAWLGPSSPVKQRRRQKEREERRAAGLRKDKCGLAEMTRTMSS; this comes from the exons ATGGCGGCAGCAGTTTCAGCAGCCTCCCAGGCCCCTACCAGCGCAGACCGGCGGCTGGTGGACAAGGCCCTCAAAAAATTGGAAAAGCTTCACGAGCTGTGCACTAACCCCCGGCTGGGCCTGAGGAACAGTCCCCCGTACCTGCCAGAGCTGGTATCTGAGTCGACAACGCTGCTCGTACAGGTTTGGGAGCCCTATCGAGGCTCAAGGGTGATGGGCGCCAAGGTTCCCCGGGGAGACGAGGCCAAGTACCTGAGGGTCCATGTCAGAAACCTGCTGGATAAGACGGACAGGGCCGTGCTGCTGTTTAAAGAGGGACGGGAGAAGATATTTGAGGAGACATCCAGCTTCAG GAGGAACTTGACCAAGCTGTCCTTGCTGTTCAGCCACATGCTCTGTGAGCTGAAGGCCATGTTTCCGGGGGGAGATTTTCAGGGTGACACCTACAGGGTGACCAAGACAGAGGCCGAGGGGTTTTGGTGGCATCGGTTTGGTAACAA GTGTATAGTGCAGTGGAATACTTTCAAGGAGCAGCTACAGACTGTACATGCATTTGAGGAAGGGATGGAGTCCATGGCTCTGAAGTCAACTATAGATCTCACCTGCAATGACCACATCTCCGTGTTTGAGTTTGACATCTTCACTAGACTGTTTCAG CCCTGGAAGTCACTCATTAGGAACTGGAACCAGCTAGCAGTGACTCATCCAGGCTACATGGCCTTTCTTACCTATGATCAGGTTATAGCTCGTCTGGAACACTACCTGCACAGACCTGGGAG CTATATCTTTCGTTTGAGCTGCACAAGAATGGGCCAGTGGGCTATCGGCCATGTGACCACTGAAGGTAGCATTGTCCAGACCATTCCCCAGAATACACCTCTCTACCAGGCGCTCATTCAGGGCTTCAAGGAAGGCTG CTACCTTTACCCAGATGGCCGTGATGTGAACCCCGACCTGACGAGCTTGTGTGAACCGGCCCAGAGGGGCAAAGTCAAAGTTACTGAA GAGCAGTATGAGCTCTACTGTGAAATCGGCAGCACCTTCCAGTTGTGTAAGATCTGTGCAGAGAGGGATAAGGACACTCGTATCCAGCCCTGTGGGCATCTCCTGTGCCAACCCTGCCTCAGAGGCTGGCAG AAGTCAGCTGGCAACACCTGCCCATACTGTCGCTGCGACATCAGAGGAACAGAAACAATCCTCATCGAGCCCTACCTGCCAGGCAGCGGCCAGTGGGAGGAGGAGTGTGAGGACGACGCAGAGGATGAGACCCACGAGGACATTGAACTGATGGTAAAGGAAATGGCTGCCCTGAGGAAG CAGTTCTCAAGTTTGGACTACCAAGTTCCCAGCTCCCACCACACTGGTCCACCTCTGCCCCCTAAAAACAGCACTGCCCCACGCTGTCCATCTCCGTTGAGCCAATCCCTGACATCAGAAACCAAGACGCCGGCCAAACACTCCCACTCCCGTTCA CAGGCTCATGGTGGTAATGAAGCACGgagaagacacaaacacataaacag GCATCAGGGGGAGGAGTCACACAGCAGTGAGGACGAGAGGTCTGGTGGGTTGAGACTGCCTCAGCCACACTCGCTCTCCCTCAG TGCTGAATTCCTAAATGACGCAACaatttcttcttcctctcagaAGAGTGTTGACA gcgGAGCAGCATGGCTCGGACCCTCCAGCCCTGTCAAACAGAGACGAAGacaaaaggagagggaggaaaggagagcAGCAGGGCTCAGAAAAGACAAATGTGGCCTGGCAGAGATGACGAGAACAATGTCGTCCTGA
- the cblc gene encoding E3 ubiquitin-protein ligase CBL-C isoform X3 yields MAAAVSAASQAPTSADRRLVDKALKKLEKLHELCTNPRLGLRNSPPYLPELVSESTTLLVQVWEPYRGSRVMGAKVPRGDEAKYLRVHVRNLLDKTDRAVLLFKEGREKIFEETSSFRRNLTKLSLLFSHMLCELKAMFPGGDFQGDTYRVTKTEAEGFWWHRFGNKCIVQWNTFKEQLQTVHAFEEGMESMALKSTIDLTCNDHISVFEFDIFTRLFQPWKSLIRNWNQLAVTHPGYMAFLTYDQVIARLEHYLHRPGSYIFRLSCTRMGQWAIGHVTTEGSIVQTIPQNTPLYQALIQGFKEGCYLYPDGRDVNPDLTSLCEPAQRGKVKVTEEQYELYCEIGSTFQLCKICAERDKDTRIQPCGHLLCQPCLRGWQQKSAGNTCPYCRCDIRGTETILIEPYLPGSGQWEEECEDDAEDETHEDIELMVKEMAALRKFSSLDYQVPSSHHTGPPLPPKNSTAPRCPSPLSQSLTSETKTPAKHSHSRSQAHGGNEARRRHKHINRHQGEESHSSEDERSGGLRLPQPHSLSLSAEFLNDATISSSSQKSVDSGAAWLGPSSPVKQRRRQKEREERRAAGLRKDKCGLAEMTRTMSS; encoded by the exons ATGGCGGCAGCAGTTTCAGCAGCCTCCCAGGCCCCTACCAGCGCAGACCGGCGGCTGGTGGACAAGGCCCTCAAAAAATTGGAAAAGCTTCACGAGCTGTGCACTAACCCCCGGCTGGGCCTGAGGAACAGTCCCCCGTACCTGCCAGAGCTGGTATCTGAGTCGACAACGCTGCTCGTACAGGTTTGGGAGCCCTATCGAGGCTCAAGGGTGATGGGCGCCAAGGTTCCCCGGGGAGACGAGGCCAAGTACCTGAGGGTCCATGTCAGAAACCTGCTGGATAAGACGGACAGGGCCGTGCTGCTGTTTAAAGAGGGACGGGAGAAGATATTTGAGGAGACATCCAGCTTCAG GAGGAACTTGACCAAGCTGTCCTTGCTGTTCAGCCACATGCTCTGTGAGCTGAAGGCCATGTTTCCGGGGGGAGATTTTCAGGGTGACACCTACAGGGTGACCAAGACAGAGGCCGAGGGGTTTTGGTGGCATCGGTTTGGTAACAA GTGTATAGTGCAGTGGAATACTTTCAAGGAGCAGCTACAGACTGTACATGCATTTGAGGAAGGGATGGAGTCCATGGCTCTGAAGTCAACTATAGATCTCACCTGCAATGACCACATCTCCGTGTTTGAGTTTGACATCTTCACTAGACTGTTTCAG CCCTGGAAGTCACTCATTAGGAACTGGAACCAGCTAGCAGTGACTCATCCAGGCTACATGGCCTTTCTTACCTATGATCAGGTTATAGCTCGTCTGGAACACTACCTGCACAGACCTGGGAG CTATATCTTTCGTTTGAGCTGCACAAGAATGGGCCAGTGGGCTATCGGCCATGTGACCACTGAAGGTAGCATTGTCCAGACCATTCCCCAGAATACACCTCTCTACCAGGCGCTCATTCAGGGCTTCAAGGAAGGCTG CTACCTTTACCCAGATGGCCGTGATGTGAACCCCGACCTGACGAGCTTGTGTGAACCGGCCCAGAGGGGCAAAGTCAAAGTTACTGAA GAGCAGTATGAGCTCTACTGTGAAATCGGCAGCACCTTCCAGTTGTGTAAGATCTGTGCAGAGAGGGATAAGGACACTCGTATCCAGCCCTGTGGGCATCTCCTGTGCCAACCCTGCCTCAGAGGCTGGCAG CAGAAGTCAGCTGGCAACACCTGCCCATACTGTCGCTGCGACATCAGAGGAACAGAAACAATCCTCATCGAGCCCTACCTGCCAGGCAGCGGCCAGTGGGAGGAGGAGTGTGAGGACGACGCAGAGGATGAGACCCACGAGGACATTGAACTGATGGTAAAGGAAATGGCTGCCCTGAGGAAG TTCTCAAGTTTGGACTACCAAGTTCCCAGCTCCCACCACACTGGTCCACCTCTGCCCCCTAAAAACAGCACTGCCCCACGCTGTCCATCTCCGTTGAGCCAATCCCTGACATCAGAAACCAAGACGCCGGCCAAACACTCCCACTCCCGTTCA CAGGCTCATGGTGGTAATGAAGCACGgagaagacacaaacacataaacag GCATCAGGGGGAGGAGTCACACAGCAGTGAGGACGAGAGGTCTGGTGGGTTGAGACTGCCTCAGCCACACTCGCTCTCCCTCAG TGCTGAATTCCTAAATGACGCAACaatttcttcttcctctcagaAGAGTGTTGACA gcgGAGCAGCATGGCTCGGACCCTCCAGCCCTGTCAAACAGAGACGAAGacaaaaggagagggaggaaaggagagcAGCAGGGCTCAGAAAAGACAAATGTGGCCTGGCAGAGATGACGAGAACAATGTCGTCCTGA
- the cblc gene encoding E3 ubiquitin-protein ligase CBL-C isoform X1, whose translation MAAAVSAASQAPTSADRRLVDKALKKLEKLHELCTNPRLGLRNSPPYLPELVSESTTLLVQVWEPYRGSRVMGAKVPRGDEAKYLRVHVRNLLDKTDRAVLLFKEGREKIFEETSSFRRNLTKLSLLFSHMLCELKAMFPGGDFQGDTYRVTKTEAEGFWWHRFGNKCIVQWNTFKEQLQTVHAFEEGMESMALKSTIDLTCNDHISVFEFDIFTRLFQPWKSLIRNWNQLAVTHPGYMAFLTYDQVIARLEHYLHRPGSYIFRLSCTRMGQWAIGHVTTEGSIVQTIPQNTPLYQALIQGFKEGCYLYPDGRDVNPDLTSLCEPAQRGKVKVTEEQYELYCEIGSTFQLCKICAERDKDTRIQPCGHLLCQPCLRGWQQKSAGNTCPYCRCDIRGTETILIEPYLPGSGQWEEECEDDAEDETHEDIELMVKEMAALRKQFSSLDYQVPSSHHTGPPLPPKNSTAPRCPSPLSQSLTSETKTPAKHSHSRSQAHGGNEARRRHKHINRHQGEESHSSEDERSGGLRLPQPHSLSLSAEFLNDATISSSSQKSVDSGAAWLGPSSPVKQRRRQKEREERRAAGLRKDKCGLAEMTRTMSS comes from the exons ATGGCGGCAGCAGTTTCAGCAGCCTCCCAGGCCCCTACCAGCGCAGACCGGCGGCTGGTGGACAAGGCCCTCAAAAAATTGGAAAAGCTTCACGAGCTGTGCACTAACCCCCGGCTGGGCCTGAGGAACAGTCCCCCGTACCTGCCAGAGCTGGTATCTGAGTCGACAACGCTGCTCGTACAGGTTTGGGAGCCCTATCGAGGCTCAAGGGTGATGGGCGCCAAGGTTCCCCGGGGAGACGAGGCCAAGTACCTGAGGGTCCATGTCAGAAACCTGCTGGATAAGACGGACAGGGCCGTGCTGCTGTTTAAAGAGGGACGGGAGAAGATATTTGAGGAGACATCCAGCTTCAG GAGGAACTTGACCAAGCTGTCCTTGCTGTTCAGCCACATGCTCTGTGAGCTGAAGGCCATGTTTCCGGGGGGAGATTTTCAGGGTGACACCTACAGGGTGACCAAGACAGAGGCCGAGGGGTTTTGGTGGCATCGGTTTGGTAACAA GTGTATAGTGCAGTGGAATACTTTCAAGGAGCAGCTACAGACTGTACATGCATTTGAGGAAGGGATGGAGTCCATGGCTCTGAAGTCAACTATAGATCTCACCTGCAATGACCACATCTCCGTGTTTGAGTTTGACATCTTCACTAGACTGTTTCAG CCCTGGAAGTCACTCATTAGGAACTGGAACCAGCTAGCAGTGACTCATCCAGGCTACATGGCCTTTCTTACCTATGATCAGGTTATAGCTCGTCTGGAACACTACCTGCACAGACCTGGGAG CTATATCTTTCGTTTGAGCTGCACAAGAATGGGCCAGTGGGCTATCGGCCATGTGACCACTGAAGGTAGCATTGTCCAGACCATTCCCCAGAATACACCTCTCTACCAGGCGCTCATTCAGGGCTTCAAGGAAGGCTG CTACCTTTACCCAGATGGCCGTGATGTGAACCCCGACCTGACGAGCTTGTGTGAACCGGCCCAGAGGGGCAAAGTCAAAGTTACTGAA GAGCAGTATGAGCTCTACTGTGAAATCGGCAGCACCTTCCAGTTGTGTAAGATCTGTGCAGAGAGGGATAAGGACACTCGTATCCAGCCCTGTGGGCATCTCCTGTGCCAACCCTGCCTCAGAGGCTGGCAG CAGAAGTCAGCTGGCAACACCTGCCCATACTGTCGCTGCGACATCAGAGGAACAGAAACAATCCTCATCGAGCCCTACCTGCCAGGCAGCGGCCAGTGGGAGGAGGAGTGTGAGGACGACGCAGAGGATGAGACCCACGAGGACATTGAACTGATGGTAAAGGAAATGGCTGCCCTGAGGAAG CAGTTCTCAAGTTTGGACTACCAAGTTCCCAGCTCCCACCACACTGGTCCACCTCTGCCCCCTAAAAACAGCACTGCCCCACGCTGTCCATCTCCGTTGAGCCAATCCCTGACATCAGAAACCAAGACGCCGGCCAAACACTCCCACTCCCGTTCA CAGGCTCATGGTGGTAATGAAGCACGgagaagacacaaacacataaacag GCATCAGGGGGAGGAGTCACACAGCAGTGAGGACGAGAGGTCTGGTGGGTTGAGACTGCCTCAGCCACACTCGCTCTCCCTCAG TGCTGAATTCCTAAATGACGCAACaatttcttcttcctctcagaAGAGTGTTGACA gcgGAGCAGCATGGCTCGGACCCTCCAGCCCTGTCAAACAGAGACGAAGacaaaaggagagggaggaaaggagagcAGCAGGGCTCAGAAAAGACAAATGTGGCCTGGCAGAGATGACGAGAACAATGTCGTCCTGA
- the cblc gene encoding E3 ubiquitin-protein ligase CBL-C isoform X4, translating into MAAAVSAASQAPTSADRRLVDKALKKLEKLHELCTNPRLGLRNSPPYLPELVSESTTLLVQVWEPYRGSRVMGAKVPRGDEAKYLRVHVRNLLDKTDRAVLLFKEGREKIFEETSSFRRNLTKLSLLFSHMLCELKAMFPGGDFQGDTYRVTKTEAEGFWWHRFGNKCIVQWNTFKEQLQTVHAFEEGMESMALKSTIDLTCNDHISVFEFDIFTRLFQPWKSLIRNWNQLAVTHPGYMAFLTYDQVIARLEHYLHRPGSYIFRLSCTRMGQWAIGHVTTEGSIVQTIPQNTPLYQALIQGFKEGCYLYPDGRDVNPDLTSLCEPAQRGKVKVTEEQYELYCEIGSTFQLCKICAERDKDTRIQPCGHLLCQPCLRGWQKSAGNTCPYCRCDIRGTETILIEPYLPGSGQWEEECEDDAEDETHEDIELMVKEMAALRKFSSLDYQVPSSHHTGPPLPPKNSTAPRCPSPLSQSLTSETKTPAKHSHSRSQAHGGNEARRRHKHINRHQGEESHSSEDERSGGLRLPQPHSLSLSAEFLNDATISSSSQKSVDSGAAWLGPSSPVKQRRRQKEREERRAAGLRKDKCGLAEMTRTMSS; encoded by the exons ATGGCGGCAGCAGTTTCAGCAGCCTCCCAGGCCCCTACCAGCGCAGACCGGCGGCTGGTGGACAAGGCCCTCAAAAAATTGGAAAAGCTTCACGAGCTGTGCACTAACCCCCGGCTGGGCCTGAGGAACAGTCCCCCGTACCTGCCAGAGCTGGTATCTGAGTCGACAACGCTGCTCGTACAGGTTTGGGAGCCCTATCGAGGCTCAAGGGTGATGGGCGCCAAGGTTCCCCGGGGAGACGAGGCCAAGTACCTGAGGGTCCATGTCAGAAACCTGCTGGATAAGACGGACAGGGCCGTGCTGCTGTTTAAAGAGGGACGGGAGAAGATATTTGAGGAGACATCCAGCTTCAG GAGGAACTTGACCAAGCTGTCCTTGCTGTTCAGCCACATGCTCTGTGAGCTGAAGGCCATGTTTCCGGGGGGAGATTTTCAGGGTGACACCTACAGGGTGACCAAGACAGAGGCCGAGGGGTTTTGGTGGCATCGGTTTGGTAACAA GTGTATAGTGCAGTGGAATACTTTCAAGGAGCAGCTACAGACTGTACATGCATTTGAGGAAGGGATGGAGTCCATGGCTCTGAAGTCAACTATAGATCTCACCTGCAATGACCACATCTCCGTGTTTGAGTTTGACATCTTCACTAGACTGTTTCAG CCCTGGAAGTCACTCATTAGGAACTGGAACCAGCTAGCAGTGACTCATCCAGGCTACATGGCCTTTCTTACCTATGATCAGGTTATAGCTCGTCTGGAACACTACCTGCACAGACCTGGGAG CTATATCTTTCGTTTGAGCTGCACAAGAATGGGCCAGTGGGCTATCGGCCATGTGACCACTGAAGGTAGCATTGTCCAGACCATTCCCCAGAATACACCTCTCTACCAGGCGCTCATTCAGGGCTTCAAGGAAGGCTG CTACCTTTACCCAGATGGCCGTGATGTGAACCCCGACCTGACGAGCTTGTGTGAACCGGCCCAGAGGGGCAAAGTCAAAGTTACTGAA GAGCAGTATGAGCTCTACTGTGAAATCGGCAGCACCTTCCAGTTGTGTAAGATCTGTGCAGAGAGGGATAAGGACACTCGTATCCAGCCCTGTGGGCATCTCCTGTGCCAACCCTGCCTCAGAGGCTGGCAG AAGTCAGCTGGCAACACCTGCCCATACTGTCGCTGCGACATCAGAGGAACAGAAACAATCCTCATCGAGCCCTACCTGCCAGGCAGCGGCCAGTGGGAGGAGGAGTGTGAGGACGACGCAGAGGATGAGACCCACGAGGACATTGAACTGATGGTAAAGGAAATGGCTGCCCTGAGGAAG TTCTCAAGTTTGGACTACCAAGTTCCCAGCTCCCACCACACTGGTCCACCTCTGCCCCCTAAAAACAGCACTGCCCCACGCTGTCCATCTCCGTTGAGCCAATCCCTGACATCAGAAACCAAGACGCCGGCCAAACACTCCCACTCCCGTTCA CAGGCTCATGGTGGTAATGAAGCACGgagaagacacaaacacataaacag GCATCAGGGGGAGGAGTCACACAGCAGTGAGGACGAGAGGTCTGGTGGGTTGAGACTGCCTCAGCCACACTCGCTCTCCCTCAG TGCTGAATTCCTAAATGACGCAACaatttcttcttcctctcagaAGAGTGTTGACA gcgGAGCAGCATGGCTCGGACCCTCCAGCCCTGTCAAACAGAGACGAAGacaaaaggagagggaggaaaggagagcAGCAGGGCTCAGAAAAGACAAATGTGGCCTGGCAGAGATGACGAGAACAATGTCGTCCTGA